In Limnochordia bacterium, a single window of DNA contains:
- the trmD gene encoding tRNA (guanosine(37)-N1)-methyltransferase TrmD produces the protein MFVGPFDQSMIKRAREAHIVEIELFDIRAFALDKHKTTDDYPYGGGAGMIMKPEPIVRCLDHVRHLREGLDGEVVLLSPQGALFSQKVAKELAAKEHLVLICGHYEGIDERIYEYVDREVSIGDYVLTGGEIPAMVVVDVVCRLLPGVLGSGPAGAMDDSIAHGLLEHPQYTRPREFAGHEVPEVLLSGHHAQIELWRRKESLRRTLLKRPELLQAAPLEERDQKLLQEIREEEGLLET, from the coding sequence ATGTTTGTCGGTCCCTTTGATCAAAGTATGATCAAAAGAGCCAGGGAAGCTCATATTGTTGAGATCGAGCTATTTGATATCCGGGCCTTTGCTTTAGATAAGCACAAGACTACAGACGATTATCCCTACGGCGGAGGAGCGGGGATGATCATGAAGCCCGAACCCATCGTCCGTTGTTTGGACCATGTTCGGCACTTAAGGGAGGGTCTTGACGGCGAAGTGGTCTTGTTATCACCCCAGGGTGCCCTTTTCTCACAGAAGGTTGCAAAGGAGTTGGCGGCAAAGGAACACTTGGTTTTAATTTGCGGCCATTATGAAGGCATTGACGAACGGATTTATGAATATGTTGACAGGGAAGTCTCTATTGGTGATTATGTCTTAACCGGCGGAGAGATACCGGCGATGGTAGTGGTTGATGTGGTATGCCGGTTATTGCCTGGAGTCTTGGGCAGTGGTCCTGCGGGGGCCATGGATGATTCCATTGCCCACGGCCTGCTGGAGCATCCCCAGTACACTCGGCCCAGGGAGTTTGCAGGGCACGAGGTGCCAGAGGTTTTGCTAAGTGGCCATCATGCTCAGATTGAACTATGGCGACGCAAGGAATCCTTGCGAAGAACATTGTTAAAAAGACCTGAGTTATTACAGGCAGCCCCATTAGAAGAACGGGATCAGAAACTCCTTCAGGAGATTCGAGAAGAAGAGGGGTTGTTGGAGACTTAA
- a CDS encoding DUF494 family protein: MNAKVIEIVMNMIEFALMDNEHNDGIDMVQDLIEQGYQMDDIDAAFQFILNLPEILKEKMQKRDVVDCHGDAIRVFSPQERAKLREDAQEWLLRLYGAKLLTADEFEAILTEVDVLELEEVGVRELKWILSQVVEDEGRAILLATTPILGPGSKDKILGQLN; the protein is encoded by the coding sequence ATGAATGCTAAGGTCATCGAAATAGTCATGAACATGATCGAATTCGCATTAATGGATAATGAACACAACGATGGTATTGATATGGTTCAAGACCTAATTGAACAAGGCTACCAAATGGACGATATTGATGCAGCGTTTCAGTTCATCCTGAACCTTCCAGAGATTCTCAAGGAAAAGATGCAAAAACGTGATGTGGTAGATTGCCATGGTGATGCCATCAGGGTTTTCTCGCCACAGGAACGAGCAAAACTACGGGAAGATGCCCAAGAATGGTTACTAAGACTCTACGGTGCGAAGCTTTTGACCGCCGATGAGTTCGAGGCCATTCTTACCGAGGTAGATGTACTTGAGTTGGAGGAAGTGGGCGTTAGGGAGCTGAAATGGATTTTAAGTCAAGTGGTCGAGGATGAAGGAAGAGCTATCCTTCTTGCAACCACACCAATTCTTGGACCAGGTTCCAAAGATAAAATACTAGGTCAGTTAAATTAA
- the ffh gene encoding signal recognition particle protein encodes MFQGLAEKLQATLGKLRSRGKLTEQDVDAALREVRLALLEADVNYKVVKSFTSRVKERAVGEEVLKSLTPAQQVVKIVHDELRILLGGQEVSLKLDNPPTTIMLVGLQGSGKTTSTAKLANHLKKKGKKPLMIAADVYRPAAVKQLQVLGEQLGIAVFSMGTDQDPVNIAKAGYSHALSHGHDVILCDTAGRLHIDGEMMDELVRIKSAINPAEILFVADAMTGQDAVNVAATFNEQLDVSGIILTKLDGDARGGAALSIKEVTGKPIKFVGMGEKTDALEVFHPDRVASRILGMGDVLTLIEKAESAISEEEAKKLGERIITAQFTLDDFLDQLQQIKKMGPLDQLLGMIPGFSQAKKMQGFQVDEGQLKSIEAIIQSMTPQERSNPDIIDGSRRRRIATGSGTKVQDVNRLLKQFKQAKQMMRQLGALDKGKKPKGKMRSFLQ; translated from the coding sequence GTGTTTCAAGGACTAGCCGAAAAACTACAAGCTACTTTGGGCAAATTGCGCTCCCGAGGCAAATTGACAGAACAGGATGTGGATGCGGCTCTAAGAGAAGTCAGACTAGCTCTCCTAGAGGCCGATGTCAACTACAAAGTAGTCAAGTCCTTCACGAGCCGAGTAAAAGAGCGGGCTGTGGGTGAGGAAGTCCTAAAGAGCCTAACCCCCGCGCAGCAGGTAGTGAAGATTGTCCATGATGAGCTGCGGATCCTACTAGGAGGGCAAGAAGTCAGCCTGAAACTAGACAACCCTCCTACGACCATAATGTTGGTTGGCTTGCAGGGTTCCGGAAAAACTACATCCACTGCAAAACTGGCAAATCATCTAAAGAAGAAGGGCAAGAAGCCTTTGATGATTGCTGCTGATGTTTACCGTCCTGCGGCGGTGAAACAGCTCCAGGTTCTAGGAGAACAACTAGGTATTGCCGTCTTTAGTATGGGTACCGATCAGGACCCGGTGAATATTGCCAAGGCAGGTTATAGCCATGCTCTTTCCCACGGGCATGATGTGATCCTGTGCGATACCGCCGGACGGCTCCACATCGACGGGGAGATGATGGATGAGTTAGTGCGCATCAAATCGGCCATTAACCCAGCTGAGATCCTCTTTGTGGCCGATGCCATGACGGGGCAGGATGCGGTGAATGTAGCTGCAACTTTTAATGAACAGCTGGATGTCAGTGGGATCATCCTTACCAAGCTCGACGGTGATGCGCGGGGTGGTGCTGCCCTATCGATCAAAGAGGTGACGGGCAAACCAATCAAGTTTGTGGGAATGGGTGAGAAGACCGATGCCCTTGAGGTTTTCCATCCGGACCGGGTTGCTTCCAGAATTTTGGGCATGGGAGATGTCCTCACTTTGATCGAGAAGGCGGAGTCGGCCATTAGTGAGGAAGAGGCCAAAAAACTTGGGGAGCGAATTATTACCGCCCAGTTTACCTTAGATGATTTTCTAGACCAGCTCCAACAGATTAAGAAAATGGGTCCTTTGGATCAGCTCTTGGGTATGATTCCTGGGTTTTCCCAGGCGAAGAAAATGCAGGGCTTTCAGGTTGACGAGGGTCAGCTAAAGTCCATTGAGGCGATCATTCAATCCATGACCCCCCAGGAGCGGAGCAATCCTGACATCATTGATGGCAGTCGCAGAAGGAGGATTGCCACCGGTAGTGGAACTAAGGTGCAGGATGTGAATCGATTGCTGAAGCAGTTCAAACAGGCTAAGCAAATGATGAGACAGTTGGGCGCCTTAGATAAAGGCAAGAAGCCCAAGGGCAAGATGCGTTCGTTTCTTCAGTAG
- the rimM gene encoding ribosome maturation factor RimM (Essential for efficient processing of 16S rRNA), protein MGSEPLISIGVVTRPHGRKGELRVKILTDFPDRFSLLERVYLTLPGRIAEYEVSNVRYHQGFCLMQLVGIDSIEEANKWALAYVQILQDEVMPLPEGAYYIFDLIGCSVVTDAGVKLGEIVDVLTTAANDVYVVQGEGEEILLPATKEVVKNIDLSNRSITVSLLPGILD, encoded by the coding sequence TTGGGAAGCGAACCATTAATCAGCATTGGTGTGGTGACAAGGCCCCACGGGCGGAAGGGCGAGTTGAGGGTTAAGATTCTTACTGACTTTCCTGACCGATTCTCCTTATTGGAGCGTGTGTATCTGACGTTACCTGGGAGGATTGCCGAGTACGAAGTAAGTAATGTGAGGTATCACCAGGGTTTTTGCCTAATGCAACTGGTAGGCATTGACTCCATTGAGGAAGCAAACAAATGGGCCTTGGCGTACGTACAGATTCTCCAGGATGAGGTCATGCCCCTTCCCGAAGGTGCTTACTATATCTTTGATCTGATTGGATGCAGTGTAGTTACCGATGCCGGGGTGAAATTGGGTGAGATTGTGGATGTATTAACCACTGCCGCCAACGATGTCTATGTTGTCCAAGGCGAAGGAGAAGAGATCTTACTACCGGCAACGAAGGAAGTGGTCAAAAACATTGATTTATCCAACCGGAGTATTACTGTAAGTTTGCTGCCAGGTATTTTGGATTAG
- the topA gene encoding type I DNA topoisomerase: protein MSKSLVIVESPAKARTISKFLGRNYVVKASQGNVRDLPRSQLGVDVDNGYTPKYITIRGRGPILQDLRKTSKQVDRVYLATDPDREGEAISWHLAHALDLDQNDEIRIEFNEITKQAVQAALKQPRQIDQRLVDAQQARRVLDRLVGYKLSPLLWAKVRKGLSAGRVQSVAVRLICDREAEIEQFVPEEYWTIAAFLAREDGQKFQAQLRRKAGKKFEIKNETTANQVLADLEKAEYIVTSVQTRQRQRKPSAPFITSTLQQDASTKLGFGAQKTMRIAQQLYEGLDIGTAGTVGLITYIRTDSTRVADQAQSEAADLIRSLYGKEYAPSRPPVYKSRATAQGAHEAIRPTSVQRLPDEVKEHLTRDQYRLYKLIWERFVASQMAPAVLDMMSVDIEAFDYMFRATGSTVRFPGFTKARSDYTFKEELLPDLAKGEKVRCQKLKPEQHFTNPPPRYSEAMLVKTMEELGIGRPSTYAQITQTIQKRGYVVFEDKRFVPTDLGQVVVALLTEHFPDIVDVEFTANMEEKLDAIELNQEDWTKVIDEFYQPFDETLQKAMSSIEQIEIPDEVTDEVCENCGKNMVVKHGRFGPFLACPGFPECRNTKPILEEVGVDCPKCGGQVVKRRSKKGRLFYGCSNYPECDFTSWVEPTGEKCPKCGEFMVKRQQKGNSYVICSNKECKYRP, encoded by the coding sequence GTGTCGAAGTCGCTGGTTATTGTGGAATCCCCAGCGAAAGCCAGGACCATTAGCAAATTCCTAGGTAGGAACTATGTGGTCAAAGCATCTCAGGGAAATGTACGGGATCTGCCTCGCAGTCAGCTGGGGGTTGATGTAGATAATGGATATACACCAAAGTATATTACCATTCGCGGGCGGGGCCCGATTTTGCAGGACTTACGGAAAACCAGCAAACAAGTGGATCGGGTGTATTTGGCAACAGACCCGGACCGGGAAGGGGAGGCCATTTCCTGGCATTTGGCCCATGCCTTAGATCTTGATCAGAATGATGAGATCCGGATTGAGTTTAATGAGATTACGAAGCAGGCTGTTCAGGCAGCACTGAAACAGCCCCGTCAGATTGATCAACGTCTCGTGGATGCCCAGCAAGCGAGAAGGGTATTAGACCGGCTTGTGGGCTATAAGTTGAGTCCCCTGCTTTGGGCCAAGGTGAGAAAAGGTCTTAGTGCCGGGCGGGTACAATCGGTGGCTGTACGGTTGATTTGTGACCGTGAAGCCGAAATTGAGCAATTTGTCCCCGAGGAATACTGGACGATTGCCGCTTTCTTAGCCCGAGAGGATGGTCAGAAGTTCCAAGCCCAGTTACGTCGTAAAGCGGGCAAAAAATTTGAAATAAAGAATGAAACAACGGCAAATCAGGTATTGGCTGACTTGGAGAAAGCCGAATACATCGTTACATCGGTGCAGACAAGACAAAGACAAAGGAAACCCTCTGCACCCTTTATTACTAGCACCCTGCAACAGGATGCTTCAACGAAACTGGGGTTTGGCGCGCAAAAAACGATGCGGATTGCCCAGCAGTTATACGAAGGATTGGATATTGGTACGGCGGGGACTGTTGGTCTAATCACCTATATCCGTACCGACTCAACAAGGGTGGCTGATCAGGCCCAAAGCGAAGCGGCTGATCTAATTAGATCCTTATATGGTAAAGAATATGCACCTAGCCGTCCTCCTGTATATAAGTCTCGGGCTACGGCCCAAGGGGCCCACGAAGCGATTCGGCCCACCAGTGTGCAACGTTTGCCCGATGAAGTAAAGGAGCATTTAACCAGAGACCAATATCGTTTGTATAAACTAATCTGGGAACGGTTTGTGGCCAGTCAAATGGCACCGGCGGTGCTTGACATGATGTCAGTAGATATTGAGGCCTTTGACTATATGTTTCGAGCTACAGGCTCTACTGTTCGTTTTCCAGGTTTCACCAAGGCCCGGAGTGATTACACCTTTAAGGAAGAGCTGCTGCCTGACTTAGCCAAGGGAGAGAAGGTTAGATGCCAGAAACTAAAGCCGGAGCAGCATTTTACCAATCCGCCACCGCGCTATAGTGAGGCCATGTTAGTTAAGACCATGGAAGAGTTGGGGATTGGTCGTCCAAGTACCTATGCCCAGATTACGCAAACCATCCAGAAACGGGGCTATGTGGTTTTTGAGGACAAACGCTTTGTTCCCACGGATTTGGGCCAAGTGGTTGTCGCATTACTAACAGAACACTTCCCTGACATCGTGGATGTGGAGTTTACCGCCAACATGGAGGAGAAACTCGATGCCATTGAGTTAAATCAAGAGGACTGGACGAAGGTGATTGATGAATTTTACCAGCCCTTCGATGAAACTTTGCAGAAGGCCATGAGTTCGATCGAACAGATCGAAATCCCCGATGAGGTCACTGATGAGGTCTGTGAGAACTGCGGTAAGAATATGGTGGTCAAACATGGGCGTTTTGGGCCCTTCCTGGCTTGTCCGGGTTTTCCCGAGTGTCGGAATACGAAGCCGATTCTAGAAGAGGTGGGCGTGGACTGTCCCAAATGCGGTGGTCAAGTGGTGAAGCGGCGGAGCAAGAAAGGGCGCCTGTTTTATGGCTGTTCCAACTATCCAGAATGTGACTTTACCAGCTGGGTGGAGCCTACGGGAGAGAAGTGTCCTAAATGCGGTGAGTTTATGGTGAAAAGACAGCAGAAGGGTAACAGCTATGTCATTTGCAGCAACAAGGAGTGTAAGTATCGGCCCTAG
- a CDS encoding ribonuclease HII has product MDFSIIEREYFGRGMQYIGGIDEAGRGPLAGPVVAAVVFFSSSCRIPDVNDSKALSHKRRELLYDEIKAKALAIGIGIVWPEVIDQINILRATHRAMGKAVAESGVEPDLLLVDGLPVPTLDAAPQLAIVKGDALCFSIAAASIVAKVERDWIMIDLEQKYPGYGFGQNKGYGTAEHLRAIDRLGLCPQHRRTFCHRHRQVTLDLSS; this is encoded by the coding sequence TTGGATTTCAGCATTATTGAACGGGAGTACTTCGGCAGGGGAATGCAGTACATAGGCGGTATTGATGAAGCAGGAAGGGGACCTTTGGCCGGGCCGGTGGTGGCCGCGGTGGTATTCTTCTCCTCCTCCTGTCGGATCCCTGATGTAAATGATTCTAAGGCCCTAAGTCATAAGCGCCGAGAATTGCTTTATGATGAAATAAAGGCCAAGGCACTGGCCATTGGTATTGGCATTGTCTGGCCCGAGGTCATTGACCAGATTAATATTTTGCGGGCGACCCATCGCGCGATGGGAAAAGCGGTGGCAGAAAGCGGGGTTGAGCCGGATCTGCTCCTGGTTGACGGCTTACCGGTGCCTACATTGGATGCTGCTCCCCAGCTGGCCATTGTGAAGGGAGATGCCCTGTGCTTTTCCATTGCTGCCGCCTCCATTGTTGCTAAGGTGGAGCGGGACTGGATTATGATCGATCTAGAGCAGAAATATCCGGGATATGGGTTTGGTCAAAACAAGGGCTATGGTACCGCCGAGCATTTGCGGGCCATAGACAGATTAGGGCTGTGCCCCCAGCATAGACGAACTTTCTGTCACCGTCATCGGCAGGTAACGCTAGACCTTAGTTCCTAG
- the rplS gene encoding 50S ribosomal protein L19: MRNDIPEFRPGDAVRVHLRVVEGERERIQIFEGVVIKKSGGGIRETFTVRKITQGIGVERTLPLHSPKIAKIEVVRKGKVRRSKLYYLRSRRGKAARIRERR; encoded by the coding sequence ATGAGAAACGATATACCGGAATTTCGGCCTGGTGATGCCGTGCGGGTTCATTTGCGCGTTGTGGAGGGTGAGCGCGAGAGAATCCAGATTTTCGAGGGTGTTGTGATCAAGAAAAGCGGCGGTGGTATCCGAGAAACCTTCACAGTCCGCAAGATAACCCAAGGGATCGGCGTGGAACGGACGCTGCCCTTACATTCCCCCAAAATTGCTAAGATAGAGGTTGTCAGAAAGGGTAAGGTACGCCGCTCTAAGCTGTATTACCTCCGGTCTAGGCGAGGGAAGGCTGCCCGCATTAGGGAAAGACGGTAG
- the ftsY gene encoding signal recognition particle-docking protein FtsY, producing the protein MTGLSKTRDGFVGKLEQILGAHDKIDDDLYDALEEVLIMADVGVNTTLRLMEDLKEKVREQKISEPAALREVLQESLVELLNTHSAPLAKCDGGTTVYLVVGVNGSGKTTSIGKLACRLKQEGNSVLLCAADTFRAAAIDQLEEWSHRVGVPIIKHQQGADPAAVVYDGVQAAKARGVDYLIVDTAGRLQTQKNLMQELAKIERVLTRELGVGPQEVLLVVDGTTGQNALSQAKLFAQSVNLSGIVLTKLDGTARGGIVISIADELGIPVKLIGVGESMEDLQEFRPDAFVEALFATEKA; encoded by the coding sequence ATGACAGGATTGAGTAAGACCCGGGACGGATTCGTGGGCAAGTTAGAACAAATCCTCGGTGCCCATGACAAGATCGATGATGACCTGTACGATGCTCTCGAGGAAGTTCTAATCATGGCTGATGTGGGCGTGAATACTACCCTACGGTTGATGGAGGACTTAAAGGAGAAGGTGCGGGAGCAGAAGATTAGTGAACCCGCCGCCCTGCGTGAGGTTCTGCAGGAATCCTTGGTTGAGCTTCTAAATACTCACAGTGCGCCCTTGGCGAAATGCGACGGGGGTACCACTGTGTATCTTGTTGTTGGTGTGAATGGCTCGGGAAAGACCACCAGTATTGGTAAGCTGGCCTGCCGACTGAAGCAGGAGGGAAACAGTGTGTTGCTTTGTGCCGCTGATACCTTTCGCGCGGCGGCTATTGACCAGTTGGAGGAGTGGTCCCATCGGGTGGGGGTTCCGATCATCAAACACCAACAAGGGGCTGATCCTGCGGCTGTGGTCTACGATGGTGTCCAGGCAGCCAAGGCGAGGGGTGTCGATTACCTGATTGTCGATACGGCAGGCCGTCTGCAGACCCAAAAGAACCTAATGCAGGAATTGGCGAAGATCGAGCGAGTATTAACCAGAGAACTGGGCGTAGGGCCCCAGGAAGTACTACTGGTGGTGGACGGGACCACCGGGCAGAATGCCCTCTCCCAGGCAAAGCTCTTTGCCCAATCGGTAAATCTCTCCGGTATAGTCCTCACTAAACTAGATGGTACTGCTAGGGGTGGGATCGTAATCTCCATCGCTGACGAATTGGGGATCCCCGTGAAACTGATCGGGGTTGGCGAATCCATGGAGGATTTGCAGGAGTTCCGTCCCGATGCCTTTGTCGAAGCCCTTTTCGCCACAGAGAAGGCATAA
- the rpsP gene encoding 30S ribosomal protein S16, translating into MAARIRLHRMGAKKRPYYRLVVTDSAKASQGNYIEAIGHYDPIAEPAQVFIDEEKAIDWLKKGARPSDTARRLLVQTGVMERFNELKKA; encoded by the coding sequence TTGGCAGCAAGAATTAGATTGCACAGAATGGGCGCGAAGAAAAGACCATACTATAGACTAGTAGTGACCGACTCGGCCAAGGCCAGCCAAGGTAACTACATCGAGGCGATTGGACATTATGATCCCATCGCTGAACCAGCGCAGGTGTTCATTGATGAAGAGAAAGCCATCGACTGGCTAAAGAAGGGCGCTAGACCTTCGGATACTGCCCGGCGATTACTAGTTCAGACAGGAGTCATGGAGCGGTTTAACGAGCTTAAGAAGGCTTAG
- a CDS encoding putative DNA-binding protein produces MDKDLEQCLLFDFYDELLTEKQRRIFRLYYHEDLSLGEIAELVGISRQGVYDILKRAKTQLVELEGKLKLAKRHRRNQRLKERMLSNLEQLTEALHAQEDSLSKDLLYTVDGTLQQLTRDIQLVDAE; encoded by the coding sequence GTGGATAAAGACTTGGAGCAATGCCTGTTATTTGACTTCTACGACGAGCTTCTAACCGAGAAGCAAAGACGGATCTTTCGCCTGTATTACCATGAGGATCTGTCCCTAGGTGAGATTGCAGAGCTTGTGGGTATCAGTAGACAGGGAGTCTATGATATTCTGAAGCGGGCAAAGACACAGCTTGTCGAGTTAGAAGGGAAGCTAAAGTTGGCAAAAAGGCACCGGCGTAACCAACGCTTGAAAGAGAGAATGTTATCCAATCTCGAGCAATTAACGGAAGCGCTTCATGCACAAGAGGACTCACTTTCCAAGGATCTTCTTTACACCGTCGATGGAACTTTGCAGCAACTGACAAGGGATATCCAATTGGTTGATGCTGAGTAG
- a CDS encoding DUF3794 domain-containing protein — translation MKRTLCPIKPKVCQKPPFTIERFKVLRVIGEKVAQVVESGTVNLPNPAIKVDRIDINLINVTHAVFQNKVIKQGQIDKQIFYVDETDTVRHEEVIVPFEAIIEIPGVSPEMDLEIQNRLLCSDVVFELLTPTVLLEKVVLDILVKVSEYVQRDLLVAQSNIISTRVV, via the coding sequence TTGAAAAGGACACTGTGCCCTATAAAACCAAAGGTGTGTCAAAAACCACCCTTTACCATTGAGCGGTTCAAGGTACTGCGGGTGATTGGAGAAAAAGTGGCCCAGGTTGTGGAAAGTGGCACCGTAAATCTACCCAACCCAGCGATTAAGGTGGACCGTATTGATATTAACTTGATCAATGTCACCCACGCGGTCTTCCAAAACAAGGTGATCAAACAAGGGCAAATTGACAAGCAGATCTTCTATGTAGATGAAACGGATACTGTAAGGCACGAAGAAGTAATCGTACCCTTTGAGGCTATAATCGAGATACCCGGCGTATCACCGGAGATGGATCTAGAGATCCAAAATCGTTTGCTCTGCTCCGATGTAGTTTTTGAACTACTGACACCAACGGTCCTGCTGGAAAAGGTAGTCCTTGATATCCTCGTTAAGGTCAGCGAATATGTACAGCGGGATTTGCTGGTGGCCCAGTCTAACATCATCAGTACCCGGGTGGTATAA
- a CDS encoding KH domain-containing protein has product MKELVETIAKALVDNPEQVRVNPVAGEKSVILELTVAPEDMGKVIGKQGRIAKAIRTVVKAAATKDGKTYHVEIID; this is encoded by the coding sequence GTGAAGGAATTAGTTGAGACCATCGCGAAGGCGCTTGTGGATAATCCTGAACAGGTTCGGGTTAATCCTGTTGCTGGCGAAAAATCGGTTATCCTAGAGCTTACTGTAGCCCCCGAAGATATGGGTAAAGTAATTGGCAAGCAGGGACGTATTGCCAAAGCGATTCGAACCGTTGTCAAGGCAGCCGCGACGAAGGACGGCAAGACCTATCACGTGGAGATTATTGACTAG
- a CDS encoding glycosyltransferase, protein MRKYLLELLAYSDRQTFHHTVFGPRDPKLSSEIEGMGFDYVSADYQRLGQRVYQLRSLIRSHKPFLLHAHGYKAALLSQLAAWGMDTPKIGTYHNELSEREMFIYRLAQRFVPPLDLLIAVSRPIETLLIPLGPQKVRSLLWGVAPQPHRQRPANDQKQFLLASRMLQGKGIDTLLSALKMLEQTDPPPYLLNLAGDGPALCTYQRLGTSLDLDHRLRWLGFVKDMSVLWESVDLVILPSHREGLPLTLLEAMSFGLPIIATHVGGIPQALDFGRCGTLVPPGDPRSLCGAISQFLTDPGPFWLRAEQAQKRQQKEFNVLLAVKAQEDIYNELLR, encoded by the coding sequence ATGCGCAAATACTTACTTGAACTGTTAGCCTACAGCGACAGACAGACGTTCCACCACACTGTCTTTGGGCCCAGGGATCCTAAGTTGTCTTCTGAAATCGAAGGGATGGGTTTTGATTACGTATCAGCAGACTACCAAAGGCTTGGTCAGAGGGTCTACCAGTTACGTAGTCTCATCCGTAGTCACAAGCCCTTTCTTCTCCATGCCCACGGATACAAAGCAGCTTTGCTGAGTCAATTGGCCGCCTGGGGCATGGATACCCCCAAGATCGGTACCTATCACAACGAGCTTTCGGAGAGGGAAATGTTCATCTACCGGTTAGCCCAACGGTTTGTGCCCCCGCTGGATCTACTAATCGCGGTTTCAAGGCCCATCGAAACCCTGCTAATACCGCTTGGGCCACAAAAGGTACGATCACTTCTTTGGGGTGTTGCACCCCAGCCACATCGGCAAAGACCTGCCAATGACCAAAAGCAGTTTCTTTTAGCATCCCGAATGCTACAGGGTAAGGGAATCGATACTTTGCTATCTGCTTTGAAGATGCTAGAGCAAACCGATCCCCCACCCTACTTACTGAATCTGGCCGGAGATGGACCGGCACTTTGCACCTATCAGCGGCTAGGGACTAGTCTGGATTTGGATCACCGGCTCCGCTGGCTGGGGTTTGTTAAGGATATGTCGGTCCTTTGGGAGTCTGTGGATCTGGTGATACTACCCTCCCATCGAGAAGGACTGCCCTTGACCTTACTTGAGGCCATGTCCTTTGGTCTTCCGATTATTGCCACACATGTGGGTGGTATTCCCCAAGCCCTTGATTTCGGTCGATGTGGTACGTTGGTACCCCCCGGTGATCCTAGAAGCCTATGTGGGGCCATCTCCCAGTTTCTTACAGACCCTGGGCCTTTCTGGCTGAGGGCAGAACAGGCCCAAAAAAGGCAACAGAAAGAATTCAATGTCCTCCTGGCTGTAAAGGCCCAAGAAGACATCTACAATGAACTGCTAAGGTGA
- the lepB gene encoding signal peptidase I, with translation MGQVEKSELLEFIEALVIAVALGLFIVIFIVQSFLVQGQSMERTLTDGQRLFVDKITYRFRDPQRGEIVVFKYPSNPSRKFIKRVIGIPGDEVAIRDNTLYLNGEPLEEDYITGPTRGMYGAPTFGPQIVPEGRYFVLGDNRTNSDDSRYPDVGMVKRELIVGRAIVSYWPPSRLGLMRIPGLFKQKSTD, from the coding sequence ATGGGACAGGTGGAGAAATCGGAGTTACTGGAGTTCATCGAAGCGCTTGTCATCGCGGTTGCCCTAGGTCTTTTCATTGTTATTTTCATTGTCCAGTCTTTCCTGGTGCAAGGACAATCCATGGAGCGGACTTTGACTGACGGACAACGGTTATTTGTGGATAAGATCACCTACCGATTCCGCGATCCTCAACGGGGCGAGATTGTCGTGTTTAAATACCCAAGCAATCCCTCCCGTAAGTTTATTAAAAGGGTCATAGGTATTCCAGGTGATGAGGTTGCAATCCGGGATAACACTCTTTATCTAAATGGAGAGCCCTTAGAGGAAGACTATATTACTGGTCCGACGCGTGGCATGTACGGTGCACCCACCTTTGGTCCCCAGATTGTTCCCGAAGGCCGTTACTTTGTCCTAGGGGACAACCGTACAAACAGTGATGATAGCCGCTATCCTGACGTGGGCATGGTCAAACGGGAGTTGATCGTCGGTAGGGCGATTGTCAGTTATTGGCCGCCTTCCCGATTGGGCTTGATGCGTATTCCAGGTTTGTTTAAGCAAAAGTCTACGGACTAA